One part of the Solanum dulcamara chromosome 3, daSolDulc1.2, whole genome shotgun sequence genome encodes these proteins:
- the LOC129883675 gene encoding putative F-box protein At1g47790 gives MGTRLISIPSYSIAPTELRELKAQVQELLDKGFIRHSASSWGHVISKEGVTVDPQKIEEFKNEARPSSVTEAMKVHFEEGILSDIISRLPVQSLLRFKCVSKFWKSLIDQPYFRMKHLNHAKNSQKFLYYQQSLEEDISSIYSCSLSPVQLVEDIQKLGFPLNIEPMFCTMYNCCDGLFLIRAFENIVEQDILLLWNPSTRESIVLPTPEFSVGIFSCLGLSLDLTSGGYKILKIEGNESSNHKVSGEIFTLKSGSWRKIDKHPHVTGNRVSGMDSLAFIHGAFHWIGFYSKNYFVVSFYISHEVYGEISLPEQICFVNTRNIGISILEGMLCAYSNMCHEGNNTFKLWIMRDYDLKESWNAILFIEDRYLLRATPKYRFANGEVLFWCSHLRGRYIRFRTQRGPFTLLPPGKFQNGFTFTESLISPRLLT, from the exons ATGGGTACTCGTCTAATTTCCATTCCTTCCTACAGTATAGCTCCgacagagttgagagagcttaaggctcagGTTCAGGAGCTTCTTGACAAGGGGTTCATTCGTCATAGTGCTTCCtcttggg GCCatgttatttcaaaagaaggggTAACGGTCgacccacaaaagattgaggaaTTTAAGAATGAGGCTAGGCCTAGTTCTGTGACagag GCCATGAAAGTGCACTTTGAAGAGGGCATACTTAGTGACATCATCAGTAGGTTACCTGTGCAGTCTCTTCTTCGGTTTAAATGTGTTTCGAAATTTTGGAAATCGTTAATTGATCAGCCGTATTTTAGGATGAAACATCTCAATCATGCCAAGAATTCTCAGAAATTTCTTTATTACCAACAAAGCCTTGAGGAAGATATCTCTTCCATATACTCTTGTTCTTTATCACCGGTTCAGTTGGTTGAGGATATACAGAAACTGGGTTTCCCTTTAAACATTGAACCAATGTTTTGCACAATGTATAATTGTTGTGATGGCTTGTTTCTTATCAGAGcttttgaaaatattgttgAGCAAGACATACTTTTGCTGTGGAATCCCTCGACGAGAGAATCAATTGTACTCCCCACTCCAGAATTTTCAGTGGGAATATTTTCTTGTTTGGGATTGAGTCTTGACTTAACTAGTGGTGGCTATAAGATTCTAAAAATTGAGGGGAATGAATCTAGTAATCACAAAGTGTCTGGTGAAATTTTCACGCTCAAAAGTGGTTCCTGGAGAAAAATTGATAAACATCCTCATGTCACTGGCAATAGGGTGTCCGGTATGGATTCTTTGGCATTTATACATGGGGCATTTCATTGGATtggtttttattcaaaaaattacTTTGTGGTTTCATTTTATATTTCCCATGAAGTGTACGGAGAGATATCATTGCCAGAGCAAATATGCTTTGTGAACACCAGAAATATTGGTATTTCTATATTGGAAGGAATGCTTTGTGCTTATTCTAATATGTGTCATGAGGGGAACAACACTTTTAAGTTATGGATAATGAGAGATTATGATCTCAAGGAATCTTGGAATGCAATATTATTTATCGAAGATCGATATCTTCTTAGAGCCACACCAAAATATAGGTTTGCAAATGGTGAAGTATTATTCTGGTGCTCACATTTACGAGGTAGGTACATCAGATTTAGGACACAAAGAGGACCCTTTACATTATTGCCACCAGGTAAATTTCAGAATGGGTTCACTTTCACAGAGAGCTTGATCTCTCCAAGATTACTTACttag